In Bythopirellula goksoeyrii, a single window of DNA contains:
- a CDS encoding TolC family protein: MNVAAKTNERISKQSGIFDILMGDIMIKELLLVLAGITCTCCSAVYAAPKKVHTINELIDRTISESPLIQAQSAQLKAADARVLQSTLLPNPQAAVELENFGGDLNGTRLSETTYTLSQPILLGGKISSRTNASNVAAKVVKMQAQQLGNKVLSQLVTSFAAVQRDKEFLSIAEQDTTIATEVLSAAKTKLKFGGVLKGEVTRAKVGLENRMIALRLASSELIVSKTQLVAFWMGNLAEFGDVPEQSWNSSEKAFDSLDIDEFPVVMLQKLQLIAAKANHALARVNRIPDLTAQAGVRQFEETDDTTFVAMLSIPIPLFNTNQGNILAAKHSIRAAEQLYRNTKINIQAQFDSLIQRRKALIPQYKQLKTVLLSESNKALKQMKEAYSAGRVGYLDLADAQRAYFDVKTQLAITIFTLNKTEAELGALSGTFMKNINGDMNNE; this comes from the coding sequence GTGAATGTTGCGGCGAAGACTAACGAGAGGATTAGTAAACAGTCAGGTATTTTTGATATTTTGATGGGGGACATAATGATAAAAGAATTACTTTTGGTTTTGGCAGGCATAACTTGCACATGCTGTAGCGCTGTATATGCTGCTCCAAAGAAGGTACATACTATAAATGAGCTTATAGACCGCACGATTTCAGAAAGTCCACTGATACAAGCTCAATCTGCACAACTTAAGGCGGCGGACGCGAGAGTACTACAATCAACCCTACTCCCAAATCCACAGGCGGCAGTTGAACTTGAAAACTTTGGTGGAGATCTCAATGGCACTCGTCTATCAGAGACTACATATACTCTTAGCCAACCAATTTTACTCGGCGGTAAGATTTCATCCCGAACAAATGCCTCAAATGTAGCCGCGAAAGTTGTTAAGATGCAAGCACAACAGCTTGGTAACAAAGTACTATCACAGTTAGTTACTTCATTTGCAGCTGTGCAGCGAGATAAGGAATTTTTATCTATAGCGGAACAGGATACAACTATAGCGACTGAGGTTCTTTCAGCTGCTAAAACAAAGCTTAAGTTTGGCGGTGTCCTCAAAGGTGAAGTAACAAGGGCGAAAGTGGGACTGGAAAACAGAATGATAGCCCTACGGCTTGCATCTTCAGAGCTAATTGTCAGCAAGACTCAACTCGTTGCGTTTTGGATGGGCAACTTAGCTGAATTCGGCGATGTTCCTGAGCAGAGCTGGAACTCTTCTGAAAAAGCCTTTGATAGCCTGGATATCGATGAATTCCCGGTCGTAATGCTTCAAAAATTGCAACTTATTGCGGCGAAAGCGAATCATGCTCTTGCGAGAGTAAATCGAATTCCTGATCTTACCGCACAGGCAGGTGTAAGACAATTCGAAGAGACTGATGATACAACTTTCGTAGCCATGCTTTCTATTCCTATACCACTCTTTAATACTAATCAGGGAAATATTCTGGCTGCAAAGCACTCGATAAGAGCTGCGGAGCAACTCTATCGAAACACCAAAATTAATATTCAAGCTCAATTTGATTCTCTAATACAACGACGTAAGGCGCTCATCCCTCAGTATAAACAGCTAAAGACGGTACTTCTCTCTGAGAGTAACAAAGCACTCAAACAGATGAAGGAAGCTTATTCAGCAGGTCGAGTTGGATATCTAGACCTGGCCGATGCACAGCGCGCTTATTTTGACGTAAAAACACAACTCGCTATAACAATTTTCACTCTTAATAAAACGGAAGCCGAACTCGGCGCACTATCAGGAACTTTTATGAAAAATATTAACGGAGATATGAATAATGAATAA
- a CDS encoding efflux RND transporter periplasmic adaptor subunit: MNKHFPLKAIALAIFTLVQLALVNAEPHGDHEAHATDDKHEESSGKNEESDDGHDHGESSGDEGHNENFVELSPDRAKKAGLQIVSAGPAQLQDSLKLYGETTINSNNIIHVVPRFAGTIQKVNKELGSPVKAGELLATIQSNESLSPYDIKAELDGVVISKDATRGEFVNEESEIFVIASLKDIWVNVAIFPKDLKRVRVGTSVRVTSKAINLMQLGEIGYIRPTLTEATRTALARIELDNESFNWLPGMFVEVEALLDSENVSLAVPNSSILLVENKQSVFVNGKSEDGELGFEVRHVQVGRTDGTTSEILSGLKAGDKIAAGRTFILKAELGKGAAEHSH, from the coding sequence ATGAATAAACACTTTCCCCTAAAGGCTATTGCTTTAGCTATTTTTACTCTCGTTCAACTTGCATTAGTCAACGCTGAGCCTCATGGTGACCACGAAGCTCATGCCACAGATGATAAACACGAAGAAAGTAGTGGAAAAAATGAAGAATCAGATGACGGTCACGACCATGGAGAATCAAGTGGTGATGAGGGCCATAATGAAAATTTTGTGGAGCTATCGCCAGACAGGGCAAAGAAAGCAGGGTTACAGATTGTTTCGGCTGGACCAGCTCAATTGCAGGATTCTCTAAAGCTATACGGCGAAACCACTATAAATAGCAACAACATAATCCATGTCGTACCTCGTTTTGCTGGAACGATACAGAAAGTCAATAAAGAACTGGGATCGCCAGTAAAGGCTGGCGAGCTATTGGCGACCATACAGAGCAATGAAAGCCTCTCTCCATATGATATTAAGGCGGAACTTGACGGTGTTGTTATTAGCAAAGATGCAACAAGAGGCGAGTTTGTAAATGAAGAAAGTGAGATATTTGTTATTGCTAGTTTGAAGGACATTTGGGTCAATGTTGCCATTTTTCCAAAAGATCTAAAGCGTGTTCGAGTAGGTACATCTGTGCGCGTTACCTCCAAGGCAATAAATCTTATGCAATTGGGTGAGATAGGCTACATTCGCCCTACGTTAACTGAAGCTACTCGGACTGCTCTTGCCAGAATTGAACTCGACAACGAATCATTTAACTGGCTTCCTGGTATGTTTGTTGAGGTCGAAGCACTCTTAGATTCTGAAAATGTTTCGCTTGCAGTTCCGAACAGCTCGATACTATTAGTCGAAAACAAGCAGAGCGTCTTTGTAAATGGTAAGTCTGAGGATGGAGAACTCGGCTTTGAAGTACGTCATGTGCAAGTTGGAAGAACGGATGGAACTACCAGCGAGATACTTTCTGGTTTGAAAGCGGGAGACAAAATTGCAGCAGGTCGAACGTTTATCTTAAAAGCAGAGCTTGGGAAAGGGGCTGCAGAACATAGTCATTAA
- a CDS encoding efflux RND transporter permease subunit encodes MISKLIQFSIRNRMLIVLATFGMGALGIYNFTRLPIDAVPDITNVQVQINTSVPALSPVEIEKRITFPIETAMSGLPFLSELRSISRYGLSQVTVVFDDNADLFLVRQLVGERLVEAKEALPQGMGEPAMGPISTGLGEIFMWAVEVLPGAVKPDGSEYTSMDLRTIQDWIIRPQLLNVPGVTEVNSIGGFAKQFHVTPYPQKLVAYGLTFQDVLEALEKNNSFAGGGYIEHQGEQYIVRTSGLVKDVEGLRNVRILTRDGTPLFIKDVARVDLGKELRTGAATLNGEEAVVGTTMMLIGENSRTVAHAVAAQMETINTTLPEGVVARTLYNRTSLVDATIHTVQKNLVEGALLVIVILFCILGNFKVALIVALAIPLSMLFAVTGMVNNRISGNLLSLGAIDFGIIVDGSVVMAENIIRRFAERQHSLRRTLTRSERFEETFAAAKEVASPVLSGVGIIMIVYLPILTLTGVEGKMFVPMAKVVLLALFGALVLSFTFVPAMIAIFLTGKVSEEEGAIVGFLKRHYKSALSFSLRQRTLVGVLAATILITSVLLGRSLGSEFVPSLDEHDLAVQALRIPATSLSESIKMQKEVEKALLKFPEVELTFARIGTAEVATDPMPPNIADGYVIIKPRSEWPNPSKSKSDLIAEIEEVLEEIPGNAYEFSQPIELRFNELISGVRSDVAVKIFGDDLDVLLEKATEVSSLLNKVEGASDVKVEQVSGLPSLFIDINNQAIARYGLDVVDVQNVVAMALGGKEAGLIFEGDQRFDIVVRLPEEMRQNINLIGQLPIPLKVESAPESQKHSHSQDYSPSIVPLNEVATVSIVEGANQVSRENAKRRIVAQANIRGRDMGSFVEEATELIEKNIKLPAGYWYKWGGQFENLARAKTRLKIVVPVALLLIFIILFSTFNSIRNTLVIFSGIPFALTGGVMALVIRGIPFSISAGVGFIALSGVAVLNGVVMVSFIRQLIDDGMDIEQAVTQGALTRLRPVIMTALVASIGFIPMAIATGTGSEVQRPLATVVIGGIISSTVLTLLVLPMLFSVFYRDEKDIKI; translated from the coding sequence GTGATAAGTAAACTGATTCAATTTTCAATTCGAAACCGCATGCTCATTGTGCTCGCTACCTTTGGTATGGGAGCACTTGGAATATATAATTTCACCCGCCTGCCAATCGATGCTGTGCCAGATATTACTAACGTCCAGGTACAGATTAATACCTCTGTGCCCGCTCTTTCTCCAGTAGAGATTGAGAAGCGAATTACCTTTCCAATTGAGACGGCTATGAGTGGGCTTCCATTCCTTAGTGAATTACGCTCAATCTCGCGCTATGGACTCTCACAGGTTACAGTGGTGTTTGATGACAATGCAGACCTATTTTTAGTTCGACAACTGGTAGGGGAGCGACTAGTAGAGGCTAAAGAAGCACTTCCTCAAGGGATGGGCGAGCCCGCAATGGGACCAATCAGTACTGGCCTTGGCGAGATATTTATGTGGGCAGTTGAAGTGCTGCCGGGAGCAGTTAAGCCGGATGGCTCAGAATATACATCGATGGATCTAAGGACAATCCAAGATTGGATTATTCGTCCACAGCTACTCAATGTTCCGGGTGTCACAGAAGTGAATTCAATAGGGGGCTTTGCTAAACAATTTCATGTAACACCCTATCCCCAAAAGCTAGTTGCTTATGGACTTACCTTTCAAGATGTGCTCGAAGCTCTTGAGAAAAACAACTCTTTTGCTGGAGGAGGTTACATAGAACATCAGGGCGAACAGTATATTGTTCGAACCAGCGGTTTAGTTAAGGACGTAGAGGGATTGCGAAATGTTCGCATACTCACCCGAGATGGAACGCCTTTGTTTATAAAGGATGTGGCTCGGGTTGATCTAGGTAAAGAGCTTCGAACTGGCGCGGCAACACTTAATGGTGAAGAAGCAGTGGTCGGCACGACCATGATGCTCATAGGTGAGAACAGTCGTACAGTTGCACATGCGGTGGCTGCGCAAATGGAAACAATTAATACCACATTGCCTGAAGGTGTAGTCGCAAGAACGCTCTATAACCGCACGAGCCTTGTGGATGCAACCATTCACACCGTTCAAAAAAACTTGGTCGAGGGAGCGCTCTTAGTCATAGTTATTTTGTTTTGTATTTTAGGAAACTTTAAAGTCGCCCTTATTGTTGCCCTCGCCATCCCGCTATCGATGCTTTTTGCAGTTACTGGGATGGTAAATAACAGAATTAGTGGGAACCTCTTGAGTCTAGGGGCTATCGATTTCGGCATTATAGTGGATGGCTCTGTTGTTATGGCGGAAAATATTATTAGGCGCTTTGCGGAGAGGCAGCACAGTCTTCGCCGAACGCTTACGAGATCGGAACGCTTTGAAGAGACCTTTGCCGCAGCTAAAGAAGTGGCCAGCCCTGTGCTTTCTGGCGTCGGCATTATAATGATAGTTTACCTTCCGATTTTAACGCTTACGGGCGTCGAAGGAAAGATGTTCGTCCCTATGGCGAAAGTCGTCTTACTTGCGCTATTTGGCGCGCTGGTTCTGTCTTTTACTTTTGTCCCTGCGATGATAGCTATTTTTCTCACGGGCAAGGTAAGTGAAGAAGAAGGAGCTATCGTTGGATTTCTCAAGCGACACTATAAATCAGCGCTAAGTTTTAGCCTTCGTCAAAGAACTCTTGTAGGAGTACTGGCCGCTACAATTTTGATAACATCAGTACTTCTCGGCAGAAGCCTCGGCAGCGAATTTGTCCCTTCACTTGATGAACACGATCTTGCTGTCCAGGCACTTCGTATTCCCGCTACGTCTCTAAGTGAATCGATTAAGATGCAAAAGGAAGTAGAAAAGGCACTTTTAAAATTTCCAGAAGTAGAACTGACATTTGCTCGTATTGGAACGGCAGAGGTTGCAACTGACCCTATGCCACCGAATATAGCCGATGGTTATGTGATTATAAAACCGAGAAGTGAATGGCCCAATCCCTCAAAGTCAAAATCAGATCTTATCGCTGAGATTGAAGAGGTTCTGGAGGAAATTCCAGGAAATGCTTACGAATTTTCTCAACCAATCGAACTCAGATTTAATGAGCTTATTTCGGGTGTGAGAAGTGATGTTGCTGTAAAGATATTTGGTGACGATCTGGACGTGCTCTTAGAAAAGGCAACGGAGGTAAGCTCCCTTTTAAACAAGGTCGAAGGGGCCAGTGACGTGAAGGTGGAGCAGGTTAGTGGGCTTCCTTCCCTATTTATCGACATTAATAATCAGGCGATTGCCCGTTATGGCTTGGATGTAGTGGACGTTCAAAATGTAGTTGCTATGGCACTAGGAGGAAAAGAGGCAGGACTTATCTTTGAAGGGGATCAACGCTTTGATATTGTTGTACGTTTACCTGAAGAAATGCGGCAAAACATTAATTTGATAGGGCAACTCCCAATCCCACTGAAAGTCGAGAGTGCGCCTGAGAGTCAAAAGCATTCTCATAGCCAAGACTATTCACCAAGTATTGTGCCGTTAAACGAAGTTGCTACAGTCTCGATTGTGGAAGGGGCGAATCAAGTAAGCCGAGAAAATGCAAAACGGCGAATCGTTGCTCAAGCTAACATTCGAGGACGTGATATGGGCTCTTTTGTAGAAGAAGCTACTGAGCTCATAGAAAAAAATATTAAATTACCTGCCGGGTATTGGTATAAGTGGGGTGGACAGTTTGAGAATCTCGCTCGTGCTAAAACGAGACTTAAAATTGTAGTTCCTGTTGCACTACTCTTAATTTTTATTATTCTTTTTTCTACCTTTAATTCTATCCGAAACACTTTGGTCATTTTTTCTGGAATTCCATTTGCGCTCACTGGAGGTGTAATGGCGCTTGTCATAAGAGGAATTCCATTTTCCATTTCTGCCGGAGTAGGTTTCATAGCGCTTTCAGGAGTTGCCGTACTTAATGGTGTTGTTATGGTGAGTTTTATTCGCCAATTGATAGATGATGGCATGGATATTGAACAAGCAGTAACTCAAGGGGCCTTAACGCGACTTAGGCCTGTCATTATGACGGCTCTTGTAGCCTCCATAGGCTTTATTCCCATGGCGATTGCTACTGGAACAGGTTCAGAAGTGCAAAGACCTCTAGCAACGGTGGTGATAGGTGGAATTATCTCATCGACCGTTCTCACCTTGTTAGTTTTACCGATGTTATTCTCTGTATTTTACAGGGATGAAAAGGATATAAAAATTTAG
- a CDS encoding trypsin-like peptidase domain-containing protein translates to MLPAVVTIEVLRGPRNLPNWRSLSNHPEKSFATENASESLGSTFIPQDGSGTGLIIDHRGFILTCNHVVDSAETIFVRLSDGRKYESLKVFSDPVTDLAVIQIPKDDSLTVAQLGNSDNLEIGDWVVSIGNPYELGLSVSTGIISATDRLLPTAPRTPLLQTDAASNPGNSGGPIINLQGQVVGISEGGYGSHEGFQGIGLAIPINTAKQIAQRLIEDGKVTHAQLGFDTEPIESRVAEYLGLNHNEGLLVCAVKPHSAVARAGMQVGDVVTRMCDVPIRNSRDIVRAIEKATPQIPLSLEVFRDGSILKIKFIPELLDVNNHSAPQQNTPHQTSNGFVDTMYGLVVDELASVETEKLGYSDDLEGIVVTYVFPQGVAAKEGVSAGMIIMRVDKTTVTSLADYQRAINDKSSEIGILALLATPQQKHFVLLKSGDNEDLR, encoded by the coding sequence GTGCTTCCCGCTGTCGTGACGATTGAGGTTTTACGCGGACCTCGAAATCTCCCCAATTGGCGCTCCCTTTCCAATCATCCTGAGAAATCGTTTGCAACAGAGAACGCTTCTGAGTCTTTGGGATCGACCTTCATCCCTCAAGATGGTTCGGGAACTGGGCTGATCATTGACCATCGAGGCTTCATACTCACGTGTAATCATGTCGTTGATTCGGCAGAGACTATCTTTGTGCGATTGTCGGATGGTCGTAAATATGAATCGCTTAAAGTATTTTCCGATCCCGTAACCGATTTGGCAGTCATTCAAATTCCTAAGGACGATTCCTTAACAGTAGCGCAACTCGGCAACTCCGATAACCTGGAAATTGGAGACTGGGTAGTTTCTATTGGTAATCCCTATGAATTGGGACTATCTGTCAGTACAGGCATCATCAGTGCAACGGATCGACTCTTACCAACAGCTCCTCGAACGCCCTTGCTGCAAACCGACGCTGCTAGCAATCCAGGGAACTCTGGAGGTCCTATTATTAATCTTCAGGGGCAAGTCGTGGGGATTAGCGAAGGGGGTTACGGTAGCCACGAGGGATTTCAAGGCATAGGGTTGGCCATTCCAATCAATACGGCCAAACAGATTGCCCAACGACTGATCGAAGATGGTAAGGTTACTCATGCTCAGCTTGGTTTTGACACCGAACCTATAGAATCCAGGGTAGCGGAGTATCTTGGCCTTAACCATAACGAAGGCCTGTTGGTGTGTGCCGTCAAGCCTCACTCTGCGGTGGCAAGGGCAGGAATGCAAGTCGGCGATGTGGTGACTCGCATGTGTGATGTGCCGATTCGAAATAGTCGTGATATTGTCAGGGCAATTGAGAAAGCAACTCCCCAAATACCTTTATCATTGGAAGTTTTCCGAGACGGTTCAATCCTCAAGATAAAATTCATTCCAGAACTTCTTGATGTCAATAACCATAGTGCTCCCCAGCAGAACACACCACATCAGACGTCAAACGGGTTTGTCGATACCATGTATGGATTGGTGGTCGATGAGCTCGCTTCAGTAGAAACTGAGAAACTTGGATATAGTGATGATCTAGAAGGAATAGTCGTTACTTATGTCTTTCCCCAAGGAGTGGCTGCGAAGGAGGGAGTCAGTGCCGGTATGATTATCATGCGAGTTGACAAGACGACTGTGACTAGTCTTGCGGACTATCAACGAGCAATAAATGATAAGTCAAGTGAAATAGGGATTTTGGCTTTGTTAGCAACCCCTCAGCAAAAGCATTTTGTTCTCTTAAAGAGTGGAGATAATGAAGATTTGAGATAG